The sequence AGCGTTTTTCAGTAACCTCTGCTTCCAGGAATGCCGACCGGAACTCCGCCGCATTTTTGAAAGCTAATTGCGGGATGAGCCGCGTTTCAAAGTTGAGCGTAAAACCGGAACGTTCGAAAGGCCAGGGCCTTACCGTCAGCGTTTGATCAGCAAATTCAATAAGCTGGTGATTCCTCCTATCCGGTCCCTTGCTGATCTCAACCGCGCGCGCTTCGGGCTGGTTCTCACGCTGGCAAAGCAGCAGGGATAAAGCATCACACCATTCCAATAAGCGATAATCCCTTTGCGCTTCAGCCAGACTCATACCCAGCTCCTTTTGCCAGCGTTTCTGTAGCTTTTTTTGTTCCTGCAGGAATTCACGGCCTTGCGCATGATGCAAGCACTCCGCGCCGTAAACGAAATCCAGATGCAGGGAACAAAGCAAAGCAATATAACGGCTTTTAGATAAAGCGAAATCCATCGTTTGGGTGCAGTGCCGCTGTTCAAAGACTTTCATTTTAAAGTCCACCGGGCCGCCCTGCGGGGTAAGCAGGTTATCGCGTTCCAGCTCGATCTGCGCATCGTCATGTTCAGCGATGGCCATAAGCAGTTCCGTCCAGCGTTTGGTCCTGGAGCTATGTTTCCATTGCTGGGCGATCTGCGCGGCCAGCAGGCCGTGCGCCCGCTGCGTAATTATTTCCCAGCCGCTTTCGGTATAGTTGACGATCATTTCTTTTTGCTGACCAGATAAAAGCCCAGTGCCATCCCGGCGACCAAAACGCCTGCGATATATTTCCGGTGCGCTTTGGGTTTGCCCGGCAATCCGAAACCACCATGGGTGCTCATGCCGTAATCTAGGGTTGTAAATACATTGCCGTCGCTGAGTGCTATCGGGTCAGCCGACTTCAGGTACCTGCGCATGACCAATCCCGTCATTTTGGTCATGAATTCCGGTAGGAACGCATGCCCTATTTTCAATAACAAAGAGGCACTGCCGACATAAGTATTCGCACTGGGATCAGCCGCCACTTTCACCATCGTTTTTGCCAGCCGGAACGGGTCATAAACCGGGGGCGCAGGCTTTAATACCTTGCCGGTATGATTGCCGGCATGCTGAATGCCGGGAGTATCCAAAAATGCGGGGAACAGGTCGCAGACATAAATATATGGCCATTCCGATAACTCGCCTTTCAAGGCTTCCGACCAGCCGCGTAAGCCGAATTTGGCAGCGGTATATCCTGCGCCGTAAGGCACCGGCAGAAAGCCACCGATAGAGATATTATTAATGATCGTGCCATAACCCTGCGCTTTTAATATCGGCAGCACGGCGTGCGCCCCGTTCATATACCCCAGGAGGTTCGTTTTTATCACCTGCTCGTGTACGGCCATCGGCGTTTTATCGAAATCACCCGCGGCAAGGACCCCGGCATTATTTACCCAGACATCGATTTTTCCGTGCCAGTCATTGGCAGCATTGGCTAATGCGATCATCGCTTTGCTGTCGCTGGTATCGGTCGGTACGATAAGAGCCTGTGCGCCTATTGCTTCGCATTCAGACTTGACCTCTTCCAGTGCTGCCACATTTCTGGCGGCCAACACCAAGTTCGTGTGATATTTCGCAAATTCCAGGGCCGCAGCCCTTCCTGCGCCGCTGGATGCGCCGGTAATAACGATGGTTTTTCCCTGTAATTTTTCTAGCTTGTTCATTGATCGTAAGTTAGTTTGGACAAAATTTCCTGGATCGAAAAACGCGCGCCGCAGACGAATTCATCCGCCGCCCCATAATAAATGGTGAGCTGATCACCATCCACGATATGTCCGTTAGTAAAAACTACATACCCGAAGAAACCGCTGAGTTCATAGGCCTTGGTCGGCACCATGATCGGATCTTTCGTGCGACCAATTACTTTTGACGGATCGTTCAGGTCCATCAGGAAAGCGCCGAGGCAGTATTGGTGCTCGGCGTTGGCCCCATGATAAATTTCCAGCCAGCCTTGTTCGGTGCGGATCGGTGCGGCGCCGGCGCCCACACGGGCGCTGTCCCACATGCCGGAACGGGTTTTGATGATACACTGGTGGTTTCCCCACTGGCGGGTATCAGAAGATTCAGCCAGCCAGATATAATTGCCGCCGATCTCCTTACTGCTCGGGCGGTGGAGGCAATAATAATTATCTTGTATCTTTTCTTCGAAAA comes from Mucilaginibacter mali and encodes:
- a CDS encoding DUF3891 family protein, which encodes MIVNYTESGWEIITQRAHGLLAAQIAQQWKHSSRTKRWTELLMAIAEHDDAQIELERDNLLTPQGGPVDFKMKVFEQRHCTQTMDFALSKSRYIALLCSLHLDFVYGAECLHHAQGREFLQEQKKLQKRWQKELGMSLAEAQRDYRLLEWCDALSLLLCQRENQPEARAVEISKGPDRRNHQLIEFADQTLTVRPWPFERSGFTLNFETRLIPQLAFKNAAEFRSAFLEAEVTEKRWTFKCD
- a CDS encoding SDR family oxidoreductase; translation: MNKLEKLQGKTIVITGASSGAGRAAALEFAKYHTNLVLAARNVAALEEVKSECEAIGAQALIVPTDTSDSKAMIALANAANDWHGKIDVWVNNAGVLAAGDFDKTPMAVHEQVIKTNLLGYMNGAHAVLPILKAQGYGTIINNISIGGFLPVPYGAGYTAAKFGLRGWSEALKGELSEWPYIYVCDLFPAFLDTPGIQHAGNHTGKVLKPAPPVYDPFRLAKTMVKVAADPSANTYVGSASLLLKIGHAFLPEFMTKMTGLVMRRYLKSADPIALSDGNVFTTLDYGMSTHGGFGLPGKPKAHRKYIAGVLVAGMALGFYLVSKKK